A single Anopheles funestus chromosome 2RL, idAnoFuneDA-416_04, whole genome shotgun sequence DNA region contains:
- the LOC125760477 gene encoding peroxisomal membrane protein 11C-like translates to MSKMLNEICDMLDGYTGRDKIIRTLCYTTKLASGLYAQSDPTRSKKLAIFSSKMSQTRATLRLFDDLPMLAYSLSYGYGSKEPDRWMGLIGFVTNLIDHAYYPVDKICWLIEHNLLNVENPTRWDTISSMLWVASIYLNLMKTIRSFTVMEQHKSCIDKKENESSQAFRMLLIKQRMEAISILRLSLDLIHAGSTLPKGMLWGGRFQTWHVGLIGSISSLLGLYQYVAKKRIVKQSS, encoded by the exons ATGAGTAAAATGTTAAACGAAATCTGTGATATGCTGGATGGATACACCGGCAGGGATAAG ATAATTCGCACACTATGTTACACTACCAAACTGGCGTCCGGCCTGTACGCGCAGTCGGATCCAACAAGGTCGAAAAAACTGGCTATATTTAGTTCCAAAATGTCTCAAACCCGTGCCACGCTGCGCCTTTTCGACGATTTACCAATGTTGGCGTACAGTCTGAGCTATGGGTATGGCAGTAAGGAACCGGATCGATGGATGGGTTTGATAGGATTCGTCACCAATTTGATCGATCATGCGTACTATCCCGTGGACAAGATCTGTTGGCTGATCGAGCACAATCTACTAAATGTTGAGAACCCTACCCGCTGGGACACGATCAGTTCAATGCTTTGGGTAGCATCGATTTACTTAAACCTGATGAA AACGATCCGGAGCTTCACCGTGATGGAACAGCATAAATCATGCATcgataaaaaggaaaacgaaagcaG ccAAGCGTTCCGCATGTTGCTGATTAAGCAACGCATGGAGGCCATATCGATATTGCGGTTGTCACTGGATCTGATCCATGCCGGGAGCACACTGCCAAAGGGTATGCTGTGGGGTGGTCGTTTCCAAACTTGGCACGTAGGATTAATTGGAAGCATTTCCTCACTGCTGGGCCTCTACCAATACGTTGCTAAGAAGCGAATCGTTAAGCAGAGTTCCTAG
- the LOC125766011 gene encoding lipase 1-like, producing the protein MATNNDEEQTTQSIPLLDCYDEARVVTPPMTPQPTARGSVILPQTSREAIGSVKLPPFWTSSPNTWFIQAEAQFENAGTKLDRTKYAHLLTAMSPEIIEKVIDIVQNPPAQNRYTFLKDALLQRLSISEEQRISKLLYNAEMGDSSPSDFHRRLMQLAGSTEFSDKLIFRLWLGRLPKAIEIAIISMVISVNPRGNRINKIITITISLQSELIHKYGYPTERHEVITDDGYVLALTRIPPQDKPSNLSLPKLLVHGLFASSADFLIIGPNNSLAYLLADQGHDVWMADLRGNRYSRRHTTLSPDSRAYWDYTWHEMGCYDLPAMIDHILHVTDTRRLHYIGYSQGTTVFFVMASSRPEYNEKISRMYALSAAVYVEHIRSPIFRWIAENINAIKCFLDTMGLWQVLPHNKAQYALQRTFCPASKAQNICVQLIELLFGANPNVTDPLAQHVIAGHDPSGISSKQLQHFAQLNRSGRFQQFDYGRKELNLAAYGSEHPPKYNLSAVTTPVVIFYSLNDWMVDPANIVRLASELPNLVSKTVVEDRNFNHFDFMIAKRVRELVYDKILLDLNLEA; encoded by the exons ATGGCGACGAACAACGACGAAGAGCAAACCACGCAAAGCATCCCGCTACTCGATTGTTACGATGAGGCACGAGTCGTCACGCCACCGATGACGCCTCAACCAACGGCTAGAGGATCCGTCATACTTCCTCAGACTAGCCGCGAAGCGATCGGGTCCGTCAAGTTACCGCCCTTTTGGACCAGCTCGCCAAATACCTGGTTCATACAGGCGGAGGCCCAATTCGAGAACGCCGGTACGAAATTGGATCGTACAAAATATGCTCATCTGCTGACTGCGATGTCGCCGGAAATCATCGAGAAAGTGATCGACATCGTCCAAAATCCTCCAGCGCAGAATCGTTACACTTTCCTGAAGGACGCCTTGCTACAACGCCTGTCTATCAGCGAAGAGCAACGGATCTCCAAGCTGCTGTACAATGCCGAGATGGGAGACAGCAGCCCTTCAGATTTTCATCGACGGTTGATGCAGCTGGCCGGTTCAACGGAATTCTCAGATAAGTTGATTTTTCGTTTATGGTTAGGGCGTTTACCGAAAGCTATCGAGATTGCGATTATTTCTATGG TCATTTCTGTAAACCCACGTGGCaacagaataaataaaataattacaattacaatttCATTACAGTCCGAACTGATCCACAAATATGGATACCCAACCGAACGGCACGAAGTCATCACCGACGACGGATACGTGCTGGCGTTAACGAGAATTCCTCCCCAGGATAAGCCATCCAATCTATCGCTTCCGAAACTTCTGGTGCACGGACTGTTTGCTAGTTCTGCCGATTTTCTTATCATCGGACCTAACAATAGTCTCGCCTATCTGTTGGCTGATCAGGGTCATGATGTATGGATGGCGGATCTGCGCGGCAATCGATACTCTCGTCGACACACCACCCTGTCACCTGACTCGCGAGCGTACTGGGACTACACCTGGCACGAGATGGGCTGCTACGATCTGCCGGCCATGATCGATCACATCTTGCATGTGACCGATacaaggcgcctccattacatCGGCTATTCGCAGGGAACTACCGTGTTCTTCGTGATGGCCTCCAGTCGGCCAGAGTACAATGAAAAAATTAGCCGAATGTACGCTCTATCAGCGGCTGTATATGTGGAGCACATCCGAAGTCCTATCTTTCGATGGATCGCAGAGAACATTAACGCCATCAAGTGTTTTCTAGACACTATGGGACTATGGCAGGTGTTACCCCACAACAAGGCACAGTACGCACTGCAGAGAACATTCTGTCCAGCAAGCAAAGCGCAGAATATTTGTGTCCAACTGATCGAACTGTTATTTGGGGCCAATCCCAATGTAACGGATCCG CTGGCACAGCACGTGATTGCTGGACATGATCCTTCCGGAATATCAAGCAAACAGCTGCAACACTTCGCTCAGCTGAACCGTTCCGGTCGCTTTCAGCAGTTTGACTACGGCCGAAAGGAACTGAATCTTGCGGCCTATGGAAGTGAACATCCACCGAAATACAATTTGTCCGCTGTCACTACACCAGTTGTGATATTTTACAGCCTAAACGATTGGATGGTAGATCCAGCTAATATTGTACGACTAGCGAGCGAGCTACCGAATCTCGTTTCCAAGACCGTTGTAGAGGATCGGAACTTCAACCATTTTGATTTTATGATAGCGAAACGTGTTCGTGAGCTTGTGTATGATAAAATTCTGCTCGACCTGAACTTAGAAGCATAG